The Rosa rugosa chromosome 1, drRosRugo1.1, whole genome shotgun sequence genomic sequence TATTTTACGTTTGCACGTACATCAACTTCACCTGAATTAAACCCGGAATAAATCAGTTCCAATCAATTTGACTACTGACCGGCCCAAGCACAAAAGGTCCATTAGTTTTGGGTACCCAAATCTCAACCCAATAACAAATTAGGGCTTTTGGTGGTTTTGAATGGAGGAAGAAACTATTTTAACATTTCAATCTTTTGGGTCGGCAAATTTCTACTGAAGGTGTGTACAAAAGCCCAAAGGAGTCCAAAAGAATTGGACCAATTTCTACTCCAACAGTCAAACTGTTGGACCCAAAAGCAAAATCCTAATTAGATCACTGTCAGTATTACTTATCTAGTCTCAAAAAGGGAATGGTTTTTGCAAATATGGGCAGCCCAACAAGAAATTGGAAGTGGGCTGGTCCAGTGCTCTAACAATGGAGTAGCTGTTGGATGGTTTTAGCCGGGAGCAATTGGTTAATATCTTGACTCTTCAGtaatcttcatatatatatatatatatatttttttttaaacaaaggttcattgcattagatgaccagcCAAAAAGGTAGAGTCTAACATAtacttaaagacagaaaaatggagGGTTAACTACCACGCTCCTATCTAAGTaatgtaaactcattacaagtcgaaTTTGAGCCCGCTTTAGAAGCGaacccataaacaaagaacaactccgtgtcttctagggcaaaatcatttattagcatccccattagccaggcacgcaattgcggtaccaacagagagtcacttcccagcaaacaaataggagtcagttcctcatccataagccgcttTCTCCAGTCCAACttaagataattaccaatttcGAAGAACCATGATCTAAATTAGTATTGGCTCTTTAAAAAACCTTAAGCCCATAATGTGGGCCTAGGTATACTAGCAACCCAagtttgagcccaggcccaaaagcccaagcccaaacccgagcAGCCAAGATATCAACCCTATCCCCCAGTAGCCAAGCCGCCGCTGCCGCTGTCCAACCCTCCGGCGGCCGACCACGACGTCCTCTGAGATCTGGAATACCGGAATCCGACCTCGCACGGACCCTATAAGCACACTGCGATCGTGGCGACCTCTCCGATCCACTGGTCTTCCTCTGCCGCCGAAAGACCCACGACGTCCTCTGAGATATGGTCCACCCACAGCCCAAGACAGTCGCCAAAACCCAGCCACGAACGCCGACTCATTTGCCCACCGAAACACGAGCGACCAGAATCCAACAGCAAGGCCAACTCTACTCGAGGTGGAGAGAGACTTCCGCCGTCGCTAGTCTCAAACTCTAGGGTTCGCTTGGAACGTTTAAATTATGCTTCCTAATGTTGACTTCTCAATGACACTCACTTTCCCATCTTCATATATTCCATTACTCATtagataaagaaaaaataaatttactATTTAAACATATACGCGTTTAAGaatagacatatatatatatatatatatatatatatatatgcaaagtTATATTTAAGAGGTTAACATAAGCGCAATATTTTATATATGCAACAAATAAGAGCTCTCTTATAGTTGCATATGCTCTGACCTAACTATATGATCAAAACAGAAAACACATTATTGCTAAAAGAACATTTTTAAGGCTTTAAACTCTGATCAGGAAGACCTCAGTTCAGATGGTGCACTAGTTGATAAAGCCAAGGTACTTTTAAGTTCTTTTCAGTCTTGTAGTTGGGGGTACATCCCACGGGAGTGTAATAATGCTGCTCATTGTGTGGCAAAAGTCGCGTTATCCCTACCTTTCCCTACTTACTGGTGGAGGATGGCGCCAGATTGGCTTATTCCAATTCTAGTTGATGAGTCCTTGTAATGAAGTTAAAATAGAGTGTGGTACTCTTCCCAATCGATTTGTGGTGAGTTTAATGAGGCCACTATATACTCCTCGATGTAGTATTTCTTTGATAAATGAATGAATTCATtttcgatcaaaaaaaaaaaaacagaaaacacatTATcgctaaaagaaaataaaaatcaataattgATTGACATATCAGAACTTATTGAATTTAGCGAAGAAGGCTTTTATTTTTTGTGGGTTTAGTCATTAGTCATTAATTATATGTTTAACTGAAATTTTCGATTACTAGAGTTTTAGAGTCAAGAGTTTAGAGAGAGGGCCTTGTGAGAATCCACAAATATTCTTGCCTCATCCTTTTGTAGGGTTATTCTATAGTACAATAATTACTGACACATCAAGTAGACTGATACAGATGTAGTCTGGCTCGATACAGAGATAGACTAATTTGAGATCAAGTCAAATTAATTTACTTATGCATTAAGTCAGTCTATCTCTTATAAAATCtaatttattaataatttaatatattgatacattaatgtactgtATAATCTTCCGCTCTTTTTAAAAAATCTTTTCAATGTAGTTGAGCGTTGTCGTTGCCATTTCTACTGGTACTCTCATTAATTATAATTTGCTTGTCTCAATATCTCGGTGTGTTAAGGAAGAAGTCCAGCTTGAGGCAACAATAGTTGATTAAATATTAGTAggctcttttcttcttctttttgttatatTGACAACTGGAGTATATAGCCAACTTATTGTTAAGCCACAAATCAAGCAATCTGTAAGCATGGATGATTCCAATTTGCAGAGAATAAAGGCTTAGGATTCAGTCATTAAGATGGATGACGTCAAATCTGCAATTAACCACACTTAAATGATTGAATCAAATCCTCTTGTTCTTCTCCTTATTAGCTTAATTGTATAGTTGATCCAGGATCCTGATTAGCTTGATTTGATTTATGTAGTTGATTTAGGATTTGACTTTAGAGCTTATCAATGTCATTGATAACCATTCATGTAAATGTAAAGTAACAAGAGTATATATAAAGCAATGCAAACTGTGTTCGAGCTGTGCAATCCTATTACAATCAATATTCTTTTACAGTATCGAAACCGTAAGTCTAAACAACTCTACAGAAATCctccactttttttttcctgctatcatgacctcttcctcctctaatTCCAATGCTATCCCAACTGTCACCAGCTTGCTCTCAATCAGGTTGGATCGCACCAACTACTCCCTTTGGCTTGCTCAGATCACTCCTACGTTGCGTAGTCACAACTTGACGGGTTACTTATAACTCAAAATTTTTACCCTCCCCAATCATTTGAGCTATCTCATCGGAACttcataagaaaaaaaaaaaaatgaaggaaatttCTTGCCAAGGacaaatataaataattaatttGATGAACTATCGCCATCCCATCATCGATCACGTACTCCTGCCTTCCACAACCAATTCAATAACAAAATTTGGGTAgcctcttcttccttggaaaCAGAATAATGAATATTGGAGGACATTGATCTTGCGCAAGATATTATTGATTGTTTAATTAAGCTGATACATTTAAGTTTGCTAACTTTAAAGATGCAAACAAATGAGACTAATTAAAAATACATATTCTCATGTTAGTGAGTGTCAATGTCACTacataattaattaaataagtggggttctaattaattaattattaatgtGATTATAGTCTCATATAATAAGGAAAAGCTTGCAACAAGGTCGTCGGGGGGTTTTTGTCCTCTCATGGGTGACCAGCACAAGGCTTCAATCAAGGTTCATTTgtttgttaattaattaattactgattggtttttttatttttattaaatcGATTAGATGGTGCATGTTCTTAAAAGTAGCTTTAATACTTAGAAGTGCTTTTGGTTGTTTGTATGTTTAGAGGCTTttctcttctgcttcttctcGTCGAGGATTATTCTTCTTCACTGTAATCACTTTAATTGTAAGCTTTGCCACTAATGACAGTACTTAATTCTAATTAGTTCTTTGGCATTGTCTTTAAATGAAAAGCTATGCATGTGTCCACCTATATACAACTCGAAGAAATTTCAATTTAAGCTggtataattttgagaaatttcGAGCAACTTTAACAGTTCTctgtattttaattttcttctaATTTAGAAAAgaatgaggattttttttttctccaacaaATTGCATATACATATCCCCATTTTAGAGATagtgatgaaaaagaaaataaaatttcttAAATTTACAGCAATAGTTAAATTTATAggaaaaaattatgaaaattgtaaaataaaaaagctaTTGGAAATTTGAAATTAGAGCAGAAAAATTATGAGGATTTTGATTTTTCCTTCCCTATAAAAAAACTATTAGAGTTGCTCTAAGGATTAAAGATAGTATTGGAGTTGAAGTGCTTTCTTCTCTAATTGGGGAAGGATAATTGGTATAATCTTTGTGCAGCCAAACTATATTATATCAATTTTTGCAATATTTTGCATTCTTATGTGCCTGGTAACTATAGTGACTCATTAAGTTGCTAAACCTGAAGTGTCGTGTACTAAAGAATCGTTTGGATTTAGAGTCGGGTAGATTGGTTGATTTCTAACAGTTTGAGCTGAGGTTATCATTGGCCATAGTGTCCTAGTTAATGATTATTTTCTGTTTGTGCccgtttttcttttcttcttttcagagGGAGCATGTAGCAGACCCTTTTGACATTTCGCATTCAGACGGTAGCGTGTATGGCATGAACTGTGAACTTGTGAAGCAGCCCATCTGCCTTTGTCCTCTTGTTTGACGTCACTGCTTACTCAAACTCGTTTCAAGAACCTTTCTGAATTCTGTATATAACTATggtttcttctttcttggtaacctgtgaaaaaaaaaatctaagagtatcatcatcatcatcgttaTTAATTATAAATTAATTATTATGTTGTCATCAAACGAATCCTGTATTCTTGAATGTGATTTTGTTGAACAACTATGAATAAACCCTTGATCAAActgttcttttttcttcaaataATACTAAGTAATTGTTTGACAATTACTAGTTTCGAAGATATTTTCGACAACTTTGATCAAATAACAGTAAGTtctgttaaacagcgacaagcgtggctcATGACCCACCATTGTACCAATATTAtctcaacttaaccacccgttagttGTTTGATTTTTAATACAAAAAGTCTCGGTACAATTGGATAAgagtcacccacttataagttatatttttttttgttaattaagAATATAATTCCCACATTGGGAATTgagacacaagtctcatatcgaCAACTTGGTCAATATAACAATCCAAGGCTCACATCGGACACTTAGTAACAAATCAATTGGAATTTTACCGATGACAATATAAGAAATCTAAATTCGGGTTCATGACAATTGGAAACACAATTGGAGAGGGACTCACTATGATTTTATGCTAAACaacgacaagcgtggcccgtggacACTATTGTGACAAAAtgtctcggtacaattgggtgtcaCCCTCTTATTTTGTCACTTTTATAATGTGggatatttcctctccaacaagTTCAAATTAAGGTGTTTGAAAAATTTTAAACAACTGCATATAATAATCAACTGTTAAATTACTTAAACTATATTCAAGTATGAAATTGGAGCGCTTAGAAACTAAACCAAAAGGCACTCACCAACAACAACTCGTAAGAGAAAAATTAGCTGCGCATGGTCATAGCTAGCACATTAGTATGTACTTGTCGGTATAAATTTAAGCTCATAATCAATTATTGCTAATTTCTCCATGTATTGACAATTCATCGAAGAGTTTCAAAATATGTCAACAGTTTCTGATtaggaaaatgaaaagaaaatattagCCAACCAAGCAAGAACAAAAGTCAAGATGATCTTAGTTTTAGCTTTTAAACAACTTCATGTTATATTAACAATCTATTATTTGAGTCGGCCCGGTTTGACCtttaaaagaaattaaagttGGCATAGCTTTGTCTAGAATGAAAAGTAGAATATAATTATTCGCAACTTTTTATCTCAAGAGTCATGTTTTTCTTGTTATGATCAACAACATTTCATACAAACATATGCATGACCTGCTAGAGAAAGTGGGGTCTAAAATCTATTAGAGTATCATGTTTGGAACCATACAATTGTAGTAAAGAACAATTAACTTTGGTGAGACCAATAATTTTATGATCATATAATCATCATTACgtattaagaaaagaaaaaaaataaaaaaggcacGTTATGAAAAAAATGGagaacaataatttttttttttattagctAGTTGAGACAACTACAATCGAATATCAACAATggccaattcttaggtgcgggtagccgcaccacgtgtacagtgcggctgcccaatcaaatttcagaattttttttctttgttctgaaATTGTCCCTggtttttaaatgtgaaatacccaaaatactcCCTGCTTGGGCACTGATTGGtcagccgcaccacgtggcggtgcggctgccccacgcaagaatcactcATCAACAATACAATTCATGACTCATGAGTCAAGGAGGCTCGAAAGTAGAGGAACATGCTAGTGAATTGACCTTGTTTATGGAGAACAGTCCGGCAAAAGCATCAGCCAGCCACCAACAGGTATGCCTTGAACATGACCCGTTCTTAGGCTTGGGCTGCTCCAAatgatatatataaagagaaatTCTTGCATAGGGGCTGCGGTGTGTCCCTCcaatcagaatttttttttttttctttttcgaaaTTGCCTCTAGTTTTTAATGTGAAATATCCAAAATACCCTTATGCAGTAAGTAAGtctctctcatatatatatttatatatatatataagcaccCAAGCAGGGCCCTTTTAATgagggatcttttttttttgtcttttctaagGATAAAGCATTAAACCAACTTTTCtatcacatttcggcatcttaaccattcagtttttagtttctaatgtgtagatcacttctgtaaattttcagccaaattgattatcgttaaggcattcaaaacggcgacttaagattataagtatgaacggttcaagtttgacagatttggttcgttcattgatttattctagtttgatatcttaacgatcaccaatttggctgaaaatgtgcagaagtgatctacatattatgacctaaaatctaaacggttgagatgccgaaatataataaaaaaattagtctaatgctctatccctataaaagactaAAAAAAGGAATCCCTTAGTGGAATGACCCTCTATATATAAAATTTAACAAACTGATCAAAATCTATATTTATGGATTTGCCCAGCTCGCTATGTTTTCTTTTCATGACGTGATGGTTTAGATAACACTGCTGAGTGTGGGATCAGTGGTGATGAAACCCAAATCTGGAAATGTCATGGATTGAGATACAGAATCAAAACATGAGAGGACACAAGTGATACTTTTTGACTGCGTAAAAACTAGATCCTTTGAACAGTTGGATTCTATTTGGCTATCGATCATTAAACAACATACATGCAATCGATCATTTCATAATCCAGCAAAACATGGATAGAACAATCTTAAAATGGCACATTAACAATATATTTAGGACAACTCTAAATGTCCTATATTTttaaaattagttctcatttcttACGAAGTTAAATGAAAATCTGAGTTCAATAAATTTTTGGTTTATCAGAGTTGACAATGGGAGAGTTTTTGGCGAAGGACTGTGCGAGAAAACTTTGTATTCTTTTCGCCTTGCAATGTGTGGATGGTGATCTGTTTGCTTTTGTTTCAATTTATTTATCTAGTGGATTTGTGAGTTGCATTACTTGCTTTgtgtttctttctctctttttttccccACGTTTGACTTATTTTTGGGACACAAGTCTTGTCTACTGTGATGCTTATCAGTTCATTTGATCTCATAAAACAATTAACATTATCTCTTGTGAAATAAAAAGGACACTAACATGTGGCAGACTAGATTATCTTTATGTTAACAATGTCCAACAATAAATATTATTAATAGTGATTGACTGGGTTTTATACTTTTTGAGCTTGACTCTTGGGATTAATTAGGCAAGCTATTCATAGCTTGGTCAATCTTGTTTAACTTGGTGCTCTTTTCTTTTATCGTATCCTTTTGACTTGTGAAGCATAGACAAGAAAATACCTCTGTTTCTCTTATTGACTATCACCGTTGAGATTATTATtacttttgttgttgttgttgttgttgttttttttttttttttttaaagatgtTTTATCCATGAAGTGATATACGTAAGAGACATGTTTCATCTATTCGATCATCTCATGTCAAATGCTATGATAAACCTTTTGTTTCTCACTATATATAGTAGCCACCTTCATAATCATTTATCAATATGAACATAAACTCAGAGTGCCAAGAAAAGGATTTCAAACTTCTGTCTGTCAAATATTTCACTGGCTAGATATAGAAAACCTTAAAAGCAAAATAACCACGAAAGCACTCGTGACTAAGGGCAATGATCCAAAATACCTAAGATATATACCCACTTCGGCAGACTCGAACATGCATGCAACACTGCATTCCAACAGAAGAAATGAGAAACATAGTTATTAATTGGTTCCCAGCCTAGCAAGAGCCCTACGACTAAGACTCGATCAAAAGCAAGTAATATTACAAAAGCTTAAACTTTTAAGGAACGAGCCAATAATGTTAATTAGATTTAATACATATATAATAACCTTGTTATAAATATCCGTTTGCGCACATAAATGTAGTCAGGAACTCCTACGCGATTTAAATTCCGGTTTGATCTAGCAAGTTGGAATTACACATGAAAGACATAAATTTAGAGTAGAAAATGTGTTTTCAGAGCTCCTGTTATCATTGCAGACACGAGGAAAACTATAAAGGAATGCAGCCACATTGTGATGCCCTATATGCTAAAGCCGAACAGGTTATGGCCAAAACGTCAAAGCACTTTGCACCACTTTATTATATCATGGAGGGTACATTAACAGGTACTTTCTGATCTGCCACATGAAATTCAACCCATTTGAAAGTACATTTTTACCTTGTAGTTGTAACTGAGAGATATATATACAACATTACAAAAGTAATTCCTCGAAGTACTGCACCATTAGAGATCAGACTAGTCAATAGAATTTGGTATCCCAATATAACTGCACTCAGAGTTGGACCCATGCAACTGCAGAAGAGCACAGTTATATGTATAAGCTTTAAGATCCTAAGTGACCAGGTCCTATTCTTTGGGCAAAACTAGGACTGAGAGGCACGATTTTGGCATAGTCGCTCTATTTATTTTGCTCCTTGCACCTCTTCTTTGAGGGATACATAATTCTTTGAATAATTTGACCCCTTAACCTTAAAATCAGATAGCTCTATAATAGTGGAACTCTTTCATAACTTACCGGAAATTAAAGCGAGGACAGTTGTGTATGCTCACATACGGCACCCCCAAGTCTGTCATTGCTAACATATCTACATACATCAACGACAGGTAGTGATGCATGTTCCCTTAATTACCAAATCATATATGATGACATTTATGTTGCGGTATTATGAACTACAcacaaattaaaacaaaaactcACTTCAAAGAATAATTCAAATTGATAATCTGATTAATTAACGTATATAATATGCTAGAATGTCCGACAAGAGAAAACTTTCCAAGACTTCAATTCTAAAGCAAACAAGCAACTGAGAGAAACTAAAGCTGTTAAAACATGGTTGAATTGAATGTCAGAGACTGCAGAGTAAACAAATCCTACTGATGGATCCTCAATTCATGATGGTTTCTGAAATTCAGGTACCTAAACCTTCATGGTCTAAATTTACACACTCCACTCAAACCATGTACATTAATGTTGCTATTTCATGCCGAAGTAGGTTGACTCGGCAAAAGCAGAATCTGATGGCCGCACGCCTTGTTGACAACTATTTTCGTACTCAGAAACCATAGGAGTAGTTGTACTATAAACCAAGGAGCTTATGTCTCCCCAACTAATTTCACTCTCTGCAGAAGTACTAGTAGTCCCTCCAGTGCTACCATTATTCAAAGTCTCCATTTGATAAAAGCCAGCCAAACCATCATACTGTTGATGAGGCTGGCTGTTTCCGAAAACCAATTCGCTTAGCTCCGCCTCTAGATCACTCTGATGATCAACCCCATGAAACATGGTCGGACTTGGACTTGGACCCAATTGAGCATAGTTGGTGTTGGCTGCTGGTGAACAAGCAAGCATATGATCAATACCGGAGTTCTGGTAGAACTGATGTGATGAGGTAGAGGAAATGTGATCAACAGGCGAATACATAGAATTTGTGGTGTCAGAAAATCTTCCTCCAAGTTTGATCAGCATGTTCTTAATGGATGCCTGGTGGTCATCAAGTACTTGAGCATCATGGGTTTGATAACTCATCACTGGCAGCACTACAGGAAGCACTGGGGCCCAGTAAGGGTTTACTTGGTTCACAAAATCATCAGGAGGAAGATGAAAGTTTGTTGTAGTACTTGATCTCTTGATCTCTTGCTTTAGGCTGGCGGCGGCTTTACGATTCTGTGCCTGTTGTTCTTTCCGCTGCTTGCCCAAAAGCTTCTTCTTCAGTCTTGTGTTCCAGTAATTCTTAATATCATTATCAGTTCGCCCGGGTAATTGGGCTGCAATGATAGACCACCTACACACATGCGTACGTACAGAGCTAAGAATTATTTGAGTCTTAAATTTTTTTAGCAACATAATTTGTAGGCTAGTGAAACAACACAACTAACTAAAGATCTACAACCCTCTCGCCATCAAAATTAGGGAGAGAAGGGAGCAAACTCTCTGGAAAAAGGGTTAAAAGGGTAGCCTTGAAAATTTTGTATTACCTGCTTCCAATATTGATATAGAGGCTGCAGATGATGTTATCTTCTTCCTCAGAGAACCCACCGTGCTTGATATTGGGCCGGAGATAATTCAACCATCTCAGCCGACAGCTCTTCCCACATCTTTTAAGACCTAAGGATCAGAAGTAATGATGATGGTAAGCTAAAATAATAAATTGATTTTGTTGATTAATTAGTGGATTAATAATTTGATCATAGATTGGTACTGACCTATCTTCTGCGGCAAGGCAATCCAGTTGCCACCGGTGCCATGCTTGTCAATGTAAGACTTGAGTTTGGCATCTTCTTCAGGTGACCATGGGCCTTTCTTGACCTTGGTTTTGTCACAGCAAGGAGCTCTCCCCATGGCTTTTTCTGATATGGGTTGCTATGTTGTAATGACTAATGAGGAGGTTCAAGTAAGCTCAGCTACCTCTATATATGTATAAGACCCACTTGATAACGATAACGACAATATTGTTATACTATTATATACtataatttgagagagagagatagtatAATAGCTGGAGAGTGAGGGGACTGGGGACATGGAAACAGTGGAAAGGGTCCCAGAATTTCAAAAAGGTGAAGTGGAAAAACGATTAGCCATTTTTTGCAAATATAGAAAAGAATATTATAAGGGAGAAATTGGAAATGCCAGAA encodes the following:
- the LOC133727472 gene encoding transcription factor RAX3-like, with protein sequence MGRAPCCDKTKVKKGPWSPEEDAKLKSYIDKHGTGGNWIALPQKIGLKRCGKSCRLRWLNYLRPNIKHGGFSEEEDNIICSLYINIGSRWSIIAAQLPGRTDNDIKNYWNTRLKKKLLGKQRKEQQAQNRKAAASLKQEIKRSSTTTNFHLPPDDFVNQVNPYWAPVLPVVLPVMSYQTHDAQVLDDHQASIKNMLIKLGGRFSDTTNSMYSPVDHISSTSSHQFYQNSGIDHMLACSPAANTNYAQLGPSPSPTMFHGVDHQSDLEAELSELVFGNSQPHQQYDGLAGFYQMETLNNGSTGGTTSTSAESEISWGDISSLVYSTTTPMVSEYENSCQQGVRPSDSAFAESTYFGMK